The Salvelinus namaycush isolate Seneca chromosome 8, SaNama_1.0, whole genome shotgun sequence genome has a segment encoding these proteins:
- the LOC120052222 gene encoding beta-1,4-galactosyltransferase 1-like translates to MLPCNGTVNRERRIIVRDIFNSALRNSKKQKETTETKTQELKKCPDPSPLLVGPLRVEFSTPVSLDTVRKENPGLQEGGRFKPHDCVALQKVALIIPFRHRDEHLKFWLYYLHPILQRQQLDYGVYVINQDGDNTFNRAKLMNIGYAEALKEYDYDCFVFSDVDIIPMNDRNTYKCFSQPRHLSVSMDKFGFKLPYNQYFGGVSSLSKEQIMKINGFPNNYWGWGGEDDDIFNRMNDRKMSISRPDGEVGKCRMIRHERDINNNDNPQRFKRITNTLKTMDTDGLNSLEYEVVAVEKHDLFTNITVDVGIPPEDEEDMDKE, encoded by the exons ATGTTACCGTGCAATGGCACTGTCAACAGAGAGCGCA GAATTATTGTACGGGATATTTTCAACAGTGCTTTGCGGAACAGTAAGAAACAAAAAG AAACTACAGAGACCAAAACCCAAGAATTAAAGAAATGCCCAGATCCCTCTCCACTTCTAG TTGGGCCTCTCAGGGTTGAGTTCTCTACGCCTGTCAGCTTGGACACAGTGAGGAAGGAGAACCCAGGTCTGCAGGAAGGAGGTCGTTTCAAACCACATGACTGTGTCGCCCTCCAGAAGGTTGCTCTAATCATCCCCTTCCGCCATCGTGACGAGCACCTCAAGTTCTGGCTCTACTACCTCCATCCCATCCTTCAGCGCCAACAGCTGGACTATGGTGTCTATGTTATCAAtcag GATGGAGACAACACGTTCAACAGGGCCAAGCTGATGAACATTGGCTATGCTGAGGCCCTGAAAGAGTATGACTACGACTGCTTTGTGTTCAGTGACGTGGACATCATCCCCATGAATGACCGCAACACCTACAAATGCTTCAGCCAGCCCAGACACCTGTCTGTCTCCATGGACAAGTTTGGCTTCAA GTTGCCCTATAATCAGTACTTTGGCGGTGTCTCATCGTTGAGTAAAGAGCAGATCATGAAAATCAACGGCTTTCCCAACAACTACTGGGGGTGGGGTGGTGAAGATGACGACATTTTCAACAG GATGAATGACAGAAAAATGTCCATCTCTCGTCCGGACGGCGAAGTCGGAAAATGCCGGATGATCCGTCACGAAAGAGACATAAATAACAACGACAATCCTCAGAG GTTCAAGAGAATAACTAACACGTTAAAGACGATGGATACCGATGGCCTCAACTCTCTCGAGTACGAAGTTGTCGCAGTTGAAAAGCATGACCTGTTCACAAATATTACAGTAGACGTGGGGATACCACCCGAAGATGAAGAAGACATGGACAAAGAATGA
- the spink4 gene encoding serine protease inhibitor Kazal-type 4 has protein sequence MAGKVVMLLCVMLLVAFAGAEEENSGLYRKPSCVDMVEILACPMNLAPVCGSDGNTYPNECALCVQRQETRMDILVMKEESC, from the exons ATGGCTGGAAAAGTAGTGATGCTGCTGTGTGTGATGCTCCTCGTCGCCTTTGCAG GCGCAGAAGAAGAGAACTCTGGACTTTACAGAAAG CCATCTTGTGTTGATATGGTGGAGATCCTAGCTTGCCCTATGAACTTGGCTCCTGTGTGTGGCTCCGATGGCAACACCTACCCCAACGAGTGTGCACTCTGTGTCCAGAGACA GGAAACCAGAATGGACATCTTAGTCATGAAGGAGGAGAGCTGCTAG